One genomic window of Luteitalea pratensis includes the following:
- a CDS encoding 1,4-beta-xylanase — MSIRHAALRLAMVVMLCAPAVSAAAAGRWTDQQAKDWYARQGFLVGANYVPASAINELEMWQAATFDPARIDLELGWAEAIGMNTMRVFLHDLAYQQDPDGFLRRLDQFLAIAQKHRIRPMLVLFDSVWDPFPAVGLQRPPRPGVHNSGWVQSPGKVALEDPAHWPRLETYVTAVVSRFKDDARVLAWDLWNEVDNMNDPAYGSLEPKNKGELVLALLPQVYAWARAAAASQPLTSGLWRGGDWSKLAELPAIDRLQLALSDVITFHSYDPPAQLEARIRQLQGYRRPIICTEYMARGNGSTFEGALPILKQHGVGAINWGLVQGKAQTHLPWDSWRRPYVDREPAVWFHEVFRNDGTPYDAKETALIKNLSAAPAR; from the coding sequence ATGTCGATACGGCACGCCGCGCTGCGGCTCGCGATGGTGGTGATGCTGTGCGCGCCGGCGGTGAGCGCCGCCGCGGCAGGGCGATGGACCGACCAACAGGCGAAGGACTGGTACGCGCGACAGGGCTTCCTGGTCGGCGCCAACTACGTGCCCGCGTCGGCCATCAACGAGCTCGAGATGTGGCAGGCCGCCACGTTCGATCCGGCGCGCATCGATCTCGAACTGGGGTGGGCGGAGGCCATCGGCATGAACACGATGCGCGTGTTCCTGCACGACCTGGCCTATCAGCAGGACCCTGACGGGTTCCTGCGCCGGCTCGATCAGTTCCTCGCCATCGCGCAGAAGCACCGCATCCGGCCGATGCTCGTGCTCTTCGATTCGGTGTGGGATCCGTTCCCGGCGGTGGGCCTGCAGCGGCCGCCACGGCCTGGCGTGCACAACTCAGGTTGGGTGCAGAGTCCGGGCAAGGTCGCCCTCGAGGATCCCGCGCACTGGCCACGCCTCGAGACGTACGTGACGGCCGTCGTCTCCCGCTTCAAGGACGACGCGCGCGTGCTGGCGTGGGACCTCTGGAACGAGGTCGACAACATGAACGACCCGGCATACGGCAGCCTGGAGCCGAAGAACAAAGGCGAACTCGTGCTCGCGTTGCTGCCGCAGGTCTACGCATGGGCGCGCGCGGCGGCGGCTTCGCAGCCGCTCACCAGTGGCCTGTGGCGCGGTGGCGACTGGTCGAAGCTTGCCGAACTTCCCGCGATCGACCGCCTGCAACTCGCGCTCTCGGACGTGATCACGTTCCACAGCTACGACCCGCCAGCGCAACTGGAGGCACGCATCCGGCAGTTGCAGGGTTATCGGCGGCCCATCATCTGCACCGAGTACATGGCCCGCGGCAATGGCAGCACGTTCGAAGGCGCCCTGCCGATCCTGAAACAGCACGGCGTCGGCGCGATCAACTGGGGGCTCGTCCAGGGCAAGGCGCAAACCCACCTGCCATGGGACAGCTGGCGGCGGCCCTATGTGGACCGCGAGCCGGCCGTCTGGTTCCACGAAGTGTTCCGCAACGACGGCACGCCGTACGACGCCAAGGAGACGGCGCTCATCAAGAACCTGAGCGCCGCGCCTGCGAGGTGA
- a CDS encoding sigma-70 family RNA polymerase sigma factor yields the protein MRHQASGINEMTTIDELERHRPAITGHCYRMLGSVLDADDAVQETMVRAWRHLESFEGRSSLKTWLYRIATRVCLDALGDRSRRFRSTESAPLGTIDDPLTVLPASSWIEPVPDVDALPADADQHERVVLRQSLRLAFVAALQHLPPRQRAVLLLVEVLGWTAIEVAQGLDMTVAAVNSALQRARATLASRDVEPTDTTLSDDERALVDRYVHAFERYDVDALAAIMHEDATLSMPPYSLWLRGHASISAWMLGRGAACRGSRLVPTSANGLPAFGQYKPSPDGRHLPWALVVLEIERGAIAAQTFFLDTATLFPRFGLPAELPAHAATGADASDR from the coding sequence ATCAGGCATCAGGCATCAGGCATCAATGAAATGACGACCATCGACGAACTGGAACGGCACCGCCCGGCGATCACTGGACATTGCTATCGCATGCTCGGTTCGGTTCTCGACGCCGACGACGCGGTACAGGAGACGATGGTGCGGGCGTGGCGCCACCTGGAGTCGTTCGAGGGCCGCTCGTCACTGAAGACGTGGCTGTACCGCATCGCGACGCGCGTGTGCCTCGATGCCCTCGGCGACCGCAGCCGTCGCTTCCGTTCGACGGAATCGGCGCCGCTCGGGACCATCGACGACCCGCTCACGGTGTTGCCAGCCTCGTCCTGGATCGAGCCGGTACCCGACGTGGATGCGCTGCCCGCTGACGCGGACCAGCACGAGCGCGTGGTCCTGCGACAGAGCCTGCGGCTCGCGTTCGTGGCGGCCCTGCAGCACCTGCCGCCGCGGCAGCGCGCCGTGCTGCTGCTCGTCGAGGTGCTTGGCTGGACGGCGATCGAGGTGGCGCAGGGACTGGACATGACCGTCGCGGCGGTCAACAGCGCCCTGCAGCGAGCGCGTGCGACCCTGGCAAGTCGGGACGTGGAACCGACCGACACCACCCTGTCGGACGACGAACGCGCCCTCGTCGATCGTTACGTGCACGCCTTCGAACGCTACGACGTGGACGCGCTCGCCGCGATCATGCACGAGGACGCCACCCTGTCGATGCCGCCGTACTCGCTCTGGCTGAGAGGCCATGCGTCGATCAGCGCCTGGATGCTCGGCCGTGGCGCGGCGTGTCGCGGTTCGCGACTCGTGCCGACCAGCGCCAACGGCTTGCCGGCGTTCGGGCAGTACAAGCCGTCGCCTGATGGGCGCCACCTGCCCTGGGCGCTCGTCGTGCTCGAGATCGAACGCGGCGCGATTGCCGCCCAGACGTTCTTCCTCGACACGGCGACGCTGTTCCCGCGCTTCGGGCTGCCTGCCGAGTTGCCGGCCCACGCCGCGACAGGGGCGGACGCATCGGACCGATGA
- a CDS encoding cupin domain-containing protein, producing MSPSTLPAGQALTLHDLVTPTAHGIASRLLMKATGGNVTLFSFDAGQALTEHTSAFDALVLVLEGRFVLTVAGSPVEATPGTIVRLPANVPHAVDAPEASRMLLVMVRDT from the coding sequence ATGAGTCCATCGACATTGCCCGCCGGTCAGGCACTCACGCTGCACGACCTCGTGACACCGACGGCACATGGCATCGCCAGCCGCTTGCTGATGAAGGCGACCGGGGGCAACGTGACGCTCTTCTCCTTCGATGCAGGGCAGGCGCTCACCGAGCACACGTCGGCGTTCGACGCATTGGTGCTCGTGCTCGAGGGGCGGTTCGTGTTGACGGTAGCTGGCTCGCCCGTGGAGGCGACGCCAGGCACGATTGTGCGCCTTCCGGCCAACGTTCCGCATGCCGTCGACGCACCAGAGGCGTCGCGCATGCTCCTCGTCATGGTGAGAGACACGTAG
- a CDS encoding META domain-containing protein, whose amino-acid sequence MLSMALVAASTRLCALTLLTVAVALTIAPPLAFPQPTPGSAAPFKAVGNEPNWTLDVGAGRLLLLTDDGKTRTALPLPPVTRIEGGRRYEARSDAHTLSVTILDRVCPDSMTGMPRPATVEVTLDGRLLKGCGGDSTALLRGGPWAVETVRDRPLVFLDAKKNKPPVQTTIVMTFDSAGRLGGTTSCNTYTSSYVLSGEGLTITMPIASSRPCQSQVMVQEAAFLETLRAVQRFEIAADGALVLVASEGGTITARRQQERVP is encoded by the coding sequence ATGCTGTCGATGGCGCTCGTCGCTGCCTCCACCCGCCTGTGCGCACTCACACTGCTGACCGTTGCTGTCGCGCTGACGATCGCGCCGCCGCTCGCGTTCCCTCAACCGACGCCCGGCTCGGCTGCGCCGTTCAAGGCGGTGGGGAACGAGCCCAACTGGACGCTCGACGTTGGCGCGGGTCGACTTCTCCTGCTCACCGATGACGGCAAGACGCGGACGGCCCTGCCGCTGCCGCCGGTGACCCGGATCGAGGGCGGGCGTCGCTACGAAGCGCGTAGCGATGCGCACACGCTGTCGGTGACGATCCTCGATCGGGTGTGTCCCGACTCGATGACCGGCATGCCCCGTCCGGCGACAGTCGAAGTGACGCTCGATGGGCGGCTCTTGAAGGGCTGTGGTGGCGATTCGACGGCGCTGCTTCGCGGCGGGCCGTGGGCGGTGGAGACGGTGCGCGATCGTCCGCTGGTCTTCCTCGACGCCAAGAAGAACAAGCCGCCCGTGCAGACGACGATCGTCATGACCTTCGACTCGGCGGGCCGCCTGGGGGGCACCACGTCGTGCAATACCTACACGTCGAGCTACGTGCTCTCCGGTGAGGGGCTCACAATCACGATGCCCATCGCCTCGTCACGCCCATGCCAGTCACAGGTGATGGTGCAGGAAGCGGCGTTCCTCGAGACGCTGCGCGCGGTGCAGCGCTTCGAGATTGCCGCCGATGGCGCCCTCGTGCTGGTGGCGTCGGAAGGGGGCACGATCACGGCGCGACGCCAGCAGGAGCGGGTTCCCTGA
- a CDS encoding neutral/alkaline non-lysosomal ceramidase N-terminal domain-containing protein, translating into MTIHRRAFLTAATLAALPPLRLDAAGWRAGVATIDITPRQSLWMAGFAARTQPSQGTAQPLHAKALAIEDLRRQRVVVVTLDLLGVTAGMADRISAAVAKQHRVPRERLLLASSHTHSGPVVDTQLMVAYDVTPQQVRDVEAYTATLEQQIVDVVGQAMHKLAAATLHAGQTTAGFAANRRTQYTPDGPVDHRVPMLRVDVHGKPIAVLFSYACHNTTLGATNVEWHGDYAGVAQAAIEAAEPGLTALFMTGCGADANPKPRGTREDVQQHGEALAAAVRQALPTLTPVTGATRAALELVDLPFAAVLTPEEWKKRFGLADPYVARHAKLMDETRSRAGALPKSQKIPVQVWRFGNDLTLVTLGGEVVVDYALRLRREHPDDHVWPVGYANDVFGYVPSRRVLDEGGYEGGGALLYYGRPGPFDATVEDRIFASLDRLLRSTR; encoded by the coding sequence GTGACCATCCATCGCCGAGCCTTCCTCACCGCCGCGACCCTGGCGGCCCTGCCACCGTTGCGGCTCGATGCCGCCGGGTGGCGCGCGGGCGTCGCCACCATCGACATCACGCCCCGCCAGTCGCTGTGGATGGCCGGTTTTGCCGCGCGCACGCAGCCGTCGCAGGGGACGGCGCAGCCGCTGCACGCCAAGGCCCTTGCCATCGAGGATCTGCGAAGGCAACGCGTGGTCGTTGTCACGCTCGACCTGCTCGGGGTCACCGCCGGCATGGCGGACCGCATCAGTGCCGCTGTGGCGAAGCAGCACCGCGTGCCCCGCGAGCGCTTACTGCTGGCGTCGAGCCACACGCACAGCGGCCCCGTCGTGGACACGCAACTGATGGTTGCCTATGACGTCACGCCGCAGCAGGTACGCGACGTCGAGGCGTACACGGCAACGCTCGAGCAGCAGATCGTCGACGTCGTCGGGCAGGCGATGCACAAGCTGGCGGCGGCGACGCTGCATGCCGGCCAGACCACCGCCGGCTTTGCCGCCAATCGGCGCACGCAGTACACGCCCGATGGACCTGTGGATCACCGCGTCCCGATGTTGCGCGTCGACGTCCACGGCAAGCCGATCGCCGTCCTCTTCAGTTACGCTTGCCACAACACGACCCTGGGCGCCACCAATGTCGAGTGGCACGGCGACTATGCGGGCGTGGCGCAAGCCGCGATTGAAGCGGCCGAGCCCGGCCTGACCGCCCTGTTCATGACCGGGTGCGGCGCCGATGCGAATCCGAAGCCGCGTGGCACGCGCGAGGACGTGCAGCAGCACGGCGAGGCGCTCGCAGCAGCCGTGCGACAGGCCCTGCCGACGCTGACGCCCGTCACTGGCGCCACGCGCGCGGCCCTGGAACTGGTCGACCTGCCCTTCGCCGCCGTACTCACGCCCGAAGAGTGGAAGAAACGCTTCGGGCTCGCGGATCCGTACGTGGCGCGTCACGCAAAGCTGATGGACGAGACCCGCTCGCGCGCTGGCGCGCTGCCGAAGTCGCAGAAGATTCCGGTGCAGGTCTGGCGGTTCGGCAACGACCTCACGCTCGTCACGCTCGGCGGGGAAGTCGTCGTCGACTACGCGCTGCGCCTGCGACGTGAACACCCCGACGACCACGTCTGGCCGGTCGGCTATGCCAACGACGTCTTCGGGTACGTGCCGTCCCGGCGCGTGCTCGACGAAGGCGGATATGAGGGGGGAGGCGCCTTGCTGTACTACGGCCGCCCCGGACCCTTCGACGCCACGGTCGAGGATCGGATCTTCGCCTCGCTCGACCGCCTGCTGAGGAGCACACGATGA
- a CDS encoding ATP-binding cassette domain-containing protein has translation MSVTAAAVEFRDVSFRHPDGTAVLEGLTIAVEPGEVMALLGRSGAGKSTVLRLVNRMLLPTHGSVLVDGVETRAWDSIVLRRRIGYVLQEGGLFPHMSVADNVAVVPRLEGWLPEKVDARVQELLALVGLPPDRYASRWPEELSGGQRQRVGVARALAADPPVLLMDEPFGALDPITRAELQQEMARLQERLRKTILLVTHDVDEALLLSDRVCIIEHGRLQACVAADAFDEADDPVIVALRNARPHGRAR, from the coding sequence GTGTCGGTCACCGCCGCGGCCGTCGAGTTCCGGGACGTGTCCTTCCGTCATCCGGACGGCACGGCAGTGCTCGAAGGGCTGACGATCGCGGTAGAACCAGGCGAAGTTATGGCCCTGCTCGGGCGCAGCGGCGCCGGCAAGTCCACGGTGCTGCGCCTCGTCAACCGCATGCTGCTGCCGACGCATGGCTCCGTGCTCGTCGACGGCGTCGAGACGCGTGCGTGGGATTCCATCGTGTTGCGCCGGCGCATCGGCTACGTCCTGCAGGAGGGCGGCCTGTTCCCGCACATGTCGGTTGCCGACAACGTCGCCGTCGTCCCTCGCCTCGAGGGCTGGCTGCCCGAGAAGGTTGACGCCCGCGTCCAGGAACTCCTCGCGCTCGTCGGCCTGCCGCCCGATCGGTACGCATCACGCTGGCCCGAGGAGCTCTCCGGCGGGCAGCGGCAGCGCGTCGGCGTCGCGCGCGCACTGGCGGCCGACCCGCCCGTCCTGTTGATGGACGAGCCGTTCGGTGCGCTCGATCCGATCACCCGCGCGGAACTGCAACAGGAAATGGCGCGACTGCAGGAGCGGCTACGCAAGACCATCCTGCTCGTGACCCACGACGTCGACGAAGCACTGCTGCTCAGCGACCGGGTCTGCATCATCGAGCACGGACGATTGCAGGCCTGCGTCGCGGCGGACGCGTTCGACGAGGCTGACGATCCCGTCATTGTGGCGCTGCGCAACGCCCGCCCGCACGGCAGGGCCAGGTGA
- a CDS encoding DegT/DnrJ/EryC1/StrS family aminotransferase encodes MTINRARRKFLGTVAAGGASIVASRHAAAAPQAAAPKAAPLTTPRPAVLGGTPIRTAAFPGWPVQDSREEQAMVAVLKSGKWGRGVGGQVKAFETQYAALTGTQHCLATANGTSALLTTLAAMGIGAGDEVIVPPYTFVATINAVLMLHALPVFVDTDIETFQIDASKIAAALTPQTRLILPVHLGGSVADMDTIMGLSTARNIPVVEDACQSHLAQWKGRHVGSIGKAGCFSFQASKNLNSGEGGAIISNDQALVDQAYAFHNNGRPGSGSDFAYRHAGLNLRLTEFQASLLMAQMTRLETQFAHREANAAYLTKQLSQIPGISPAKMYPGVTRNAYHLYMFRYDPSAFVGLPRAAFLKALRAEGIPASSGYSPLNTEPFLASVFASTGYQRIYGAATLKSAEERSRTPQNDRLCEEAVWLTQTMLIGPREDMDHIAEAVRKIQKYAGEIARQSN; translated from the coding sequence ATGACGATCAACCGTGCACGCCGCAAGTTCCTCGGGACCGTCGCCGCAGGCGGCGCCTCGATCGTCGCGTCCCGCCACGCCGCTGCCGCGCCGCAGGCCGCGGCACCGAAGGCAGCACCGCTCACCACACCGCGTCCCGCCGTACTGGGAGGCACGCCCATCCGCACCGCCGCATTTCCGGGCTGGCCAGTCCAGGACAGCCGGGAGGAGCAGGCGATGGTGGCCGTGCTCAAGAGCGGCAAGTGGGGCAGGGGTGTCGGCGGGCAGGTCAAGGCCTTCGAAACCCAGTACGCCGCGCTCACCGGGACGCAGCACTGCCTCGCGACCGCCAACGGCACGTCCGCGCTCCTCACGACGCTGGCGGCCATGGGTATCGGTGCCGGCGATGAAGTGATCGTGCCGCCTTACACGTTCGTGGCCACGATCAACGCCGTGCTGATGCTGCACGCGCTGCCCGTGTTCGTCGATACCGACATCGAGACGTTTCAGATCGACGCGAGCAAGATCGCCGCGGCGCTCACGCCGCAGACCCGATTGATCCTCCCGGTGCACCTCGGTGGCTCGGTTGCGGACATGGACACGATCATGGGGCTCTCGACCGCTCGCAACATTCCGGTGGTCGAGGACGCATGCCAGTCGCACCTGGCGCAGTGGAAGGGACGCCATGTCGGCTCGATTGGCAAGGCCGGCTGCTTCTCGTTCCAGGCCAGCAAGAACCTGAACAGCGGTGAGGGCGGCGCGATCATCAGCAACGATCAGGCGCTCGTCGATCAGGCCTACGCCTTCCACAACAACGGACGGCCAGGATCGGGCAGTGACTTCGCCTACCGGCATGCGGGCCTCAACCTGCGGCTGACGGAGTTCCAGGCGTCGCTGCTCATGGCGCAGATGACACGCCTCGAAACGCAGTTCGCCCACCGCGAGGCCAACGCCGCCTACCTCACCAAGCAGTTGAGCCAGATTCCCGGGATCAGCCCCGCGAAGATGTATCCAGGTGTGACCCGCAACGCGTATCACCTCTACATGTTCCGGTACGACCCGAGCGCTTTTGTCGGCCTGCCGCGCGCCGCCTTCCTGAAGGCGCTGCGCGCCGAGGGCATACCCGCCAGCAGTGGCTACTCGCCGCTCAACACGGAGCCGTTCCTCGCCAGCGTGTTCGCGTCCACCGGCTACCAGCGGATCTATGGCGCGGCCACGCTCAAGTCGGCCGAGGAGCGCAGCCGCACGCCGCAGAACGACCGGCTTTGCGAGGAAGCGGTGTGGCTCACGCAGACGATGCTGATCGGACCGAGAGAGGACATGGACCACATCGCCGAGGCCGTGCGCAAGATCCAGAAGTACGCCGGCGAGATCGCCCGTCAGTCCAACTAG
- a CDS encoding VOC family protein: MATTRKLFVNLSVKDIARATTFFRALGFAFNPQFSSENTACMVLSEDAYVMLLEEARFRDFTSRDICDTSRHTEGLFALSASSREEVDHLVHAALLNGGSPAQKPMDHGFMYGWSFYDPDGHHWEAFWMDPAAVPPQPAEVTGTSA, from the coding sequence ATGGCCACCACACGCAAGCTTTTCGTGAACCTGTCGGTCAAGGACATCGCGCGCGCCACCACCTTCTTCCGGGCGCTCGGGTTCGCGTTCAATCCGCAGTTCAGCTCCGAGAACACCGCCTGCATGGTGCTGAGCGAGGACGCCTACGTGATGCTGCTGGAAGAGGCGCGCTTCCGGGACTTCACCAGTCGCGACATCTGCGACACGAGCCGGCACACGGAGGGACTGTTCGCGCTCAGTGCGTCGAGCCGGGAGGAAGTCGACCACCTGGTGCACGCGGCGCTGCTCAACGGCGGCAGCCCGGCGCAGAAGCCGATGGACCACGGCTTCATGTACGGCTGGAGCTTCTACGACCCGGACGGCCACCACTGGGAAGCCTTCTGGATGGATCCGGCCGCAGTCCCGCCGCAGCCGGCCGAAGTGACCGGCACGAGCGCGTAG
- a CDS encoding ADP-ribosylglycohydrolase family protein translates to MQMQPAVVLALLCAAVVVPGGAGAQGRPDARAELRLSKAVLRDKIRGGWAAQTIGVTFGGPTEFNYNGTFIQDYEPIPWYAGYLRETYERNPGLYDDVYVDLTFVDVIEKHGLDAPAATFGKALANAEYMLWHANQMARYNVLRGLAPPDSGHWRNNPEADDIDFQIEADFIGLMSPGLPNAATAYADKVGHIMNSGDGWYGGVFVAAMYSLAFVHDDVRTVVTRALDTIPAASRFHRTISATIRLHDEHPTDWKRAWFELQRQYSEDIGCPDGVFAAFNIDARLNAAYVVLGLLYGEGDMSRTISVATRAGQDSDCNPATAAGVLGTILGYERIPAYWKQGLAEVEGLPFKYTTISLDDAYRLSYKHALEMVRRAGGREDGEDVVIRVEAPAPVRLEQNFEGHHPVAEVRLARATQGDETRFTFDGIGFAIQGDVRSEDGKDHLLIVDMFIDDVKADTVELPTNTTRRRFIPFWRYELPDGRHTVRLKLRELEPGATLRLQRAIIYGRTPKAPEI, encoded by the coding sequence ATGCAAATGCAGCCCGCGGTGGTGCTGGCCCTGCTGTGTGCGGCGGTTGTCGTGCCTGGCGGCGCCGGCGCGCAGGGGCGGCCGGATGCGCGGGCCGAGTTGCGGCTGTCCAAGGCCGTGCTCCGCGACAAGATTCGTGGTGGATGGGCCGCGCAGACCATCGGTGTCACTTTCGGCGGCCCCACCGAATTCAACTACAACGGTACGTTCATCCAGGACTACGAACCGATCCCGTGGTATGCCGGCTACCTGCGGGAGACGTACGAACGTAATCCGGGCCTGTACGACGACGTGTACGTCGACCTGACGTTCGTCGATGTCATCGAGAAGCACGGACTCGACGCGCCCGCCGCGACGTTCGGGAAAGCGCTCGCCAACGCCGAGTACATGCTGTGGCACGCCAACCAGATGGCTCGCTACAACGTGCTGCGCGGCCTGGCGCCCCCCGACAGTGGCCACTGGCGCAACAACCCCGAGGCCGACGACATCGATTTCCAGATCGAAGCCGACTTCATCGGCCTGATGTCACCAGGGCTGCCCAATGCGGCCACCGCCTATGCCGACAAGGTCGGCCACATCATGAACTCGGGCGACGGCTGGTACGGCGGCGTGTTCGTCGCGGCCATGTACTCGCTCGCCTTCGTCCATGACGATGTCCGGACCGTCGTCACCCGGGCGCTCGACACGATTCCGGCCGCCAGTCGTTTCCACCGCACGATCAGCGCGACGATTCGCCTGCACGACGAGCATCCGACCGACTGGAAGCGCGCCTGGTTCGAACTGCAGCGTCAGTACTCGGAGGACATCGGCTGCCCGGACGGGGTGTTTGCCGCCTTCAACATCGATGCCCGGCTCAACGCCGCGTACGTGGTGCTGGGGCTCCTGTACGGCGAGGGCGACATGAGCCGTACCATTTCCGTGGCCACCCGTGCCGGCCAGGACTCGGACTGCAACCCCGCCACCGCGGCGGGCGTGCTCGGCACGATCCTCGGCTACGAGCGGATCCCGGCGTACTGGAAGCAGGGGCTCGCAGAGGTCGAGGGCCTGCCGTTCAAGTACACGACGATCTCGCTCGACGATGCGTATCGGTTGTCTTACAAACACGCACTGGAGATGGTGCGGCGTGCCGGCGGTCGCGAGGACGGCGAGGACGTCGTCATCCGCGTCGAGGCGCCGGCGCCGGTGCGGCTCGAGCAGAACTTCGAGGGACATCACCCGGTGGCCGAGGTGCGGCTCGCGCGCGCCACGCAGGGTGACGAGACGCGATTCACGTTCGACGGCATCGGCTTCGCGATCCAGGGCGATGTCCGCAGCGAGGATGGCAAGGACCATCTGCTGATCGTCGACATGTTCATCGACGACGTGAAGGCGGACACGGTGGAGTTGCCGACCAACACCACCCGGCGCCGGTTCATTCCGTTCTGGCGGTACGAGTTGCCTGATGGGCGCCACACGGTGCGCCTCAAGCTCCGAGAGCTCGAACCTGGCGCGACACTGCGGCTGCAGCGCGCCATCATTTACGGGCGCACCCCGAAGGCGCCGGAGATCTAG
- a CDS encoding DUF5666 domain-containing protein, translating to MKAGDRIDIKVRVTDTSVRIEAEHRDRSNDDDDKDDSELKGTVSSLTGTCPTLTFTMNGTNVKTSNATKFGLACDRVANGTRLEVEGTRQGGWNDPGHQARSR from the coding sequence GTGAAGGCCGGCGACCGCATCGATATCAAGGTGCGAGTGACGGACACGAGCGTACGGATCGAAGCCGAGCACCGTGACCGGAGTAACGACGACGATGACAAGGACGACAGCGAACTGAAGGGTACGGTGTCGAGTCTCACGGGGACCTGCCCGACGCTGACGTTCACGATGAACGGGACAAACGTGAAGACGAGCAACGCGACGAAGTTCGGACTCGCGTGCGATCGGGTCGCCAATGGCACGCGCCTCGAGGTGGAGGGCACTCGTCAGGGCGGATGGAACGATCCTGGCCACCAAGCTCGATCGCGATGA
- a CDS encoding alpha/beta fold hydrolase encodes MPELPPVHRWEVSSPRGLVHIVHGMAEYGARYARLAAALNAAGYTVWAHDHCGHGDHMRVDDGARLPGHFGDSDGWQRLLDDTTSVSQALQASSPGTPLLLFAHSMGSFVGQALLSQSGDRYRGVVLCGSNRPPGPLERAGIGVARLERRLRGPRTPSRWFQRVVFETYNRLFAPTRTEVDWLSRDAAEVDAYVADPLCGFPLTTQAWLDFLGGKSTLGDAPHLRRIPKALPVRLIAGDKDPVGEQGAGVRRLFDIYRETGLTHVSLQLYPNARHELVNETNRDEVTTDLIAWFEQVIAGLT; translated from the coding sequence ATGCCCGAGTTGCCGCCGGTCCACCGATGGGAGGTGTCCTCCCCACGCGGCCTGGTCCACATCGTCCACGGCATGGCCGAGTACGGTGCGCGCTATGCGCGGCTGGCGGCGGCGCTGAACGCGGCGGGCTACACCGTGTGGGCGCATGACCATTGCGGACATGGCGATCACATGCGCGTCGATGACGGCGCTCGCCTGCCGGGACACTTCGGCGACAGCGACGGCTGGCAACGCCTCCTCGACGACACGACCAGCGTGTCGCAGGCCTTGCAGGCGTCGTCGCCGGGCACACCGCTGTTGTTGTTCGCGCACTCGATGGGATCGTTTGTCGGACAAGCGTTGCTCAGCCAGTCGGGCGATCGCTACCGGGGAGTCGTGCTGTGCGGCAGCAACCGGCCGCCCGGCCCGCTCGAACGTGCGGGCATCGGCGTGGCTCGCCTCGAGCGACGATTGCGGGGCCCCCGCACTCCCAGCCGCTGGTTCCAGCGCGTCGTCTTTGAGACGTACAACCGCCTGTTCGCACCGACCCGCACGGAGGTGGACTGGCTGTCGCGCGACGCGGCGGAGGTAGACGCCTACGTGGCCGATCCGCTCTGCGGATTCCCACTGACGACACAGGCGTGGCTCGACTTCCTGGGAGGCAAGAGCACGCTCGGTGACGCGCCACACCTGCGCCGCATCCCCAAGGCCTTGCCGGTACGGCTGATCGCGGGCGACAAGGACCCCGTCGGCGAGCAGGGCGCCGGCGTGCGCCGCCTGTTCGACATCTACCGCGAGACCGGCCTGACCCACGTCAGCCTGCAACTCTACCCCAACGCGCGCCACGAACTGGTGAACGAGACGAACCGCGACGAAGTCACGACGGACCTCATCGCGTGGTTCGAGCAGGTCATCGCGGGGCTCACGTAA